A genomic segment from Candidatus Neomarinimicrobiota bacterium encodes:
- a CDS encoding FlgD immunoglobulin-like domain containing protein produces the protein MKRMYLMSILLLSVVTAQTVDFDTQIQPIFNASCTGCHGNSAGLDLATGQSYDNLVDVVSTNYAPALRVVSGDPTLSVLYNKVAGNGTNGQQMPVGGSLTPDQIALIGTWITELGAVIPITIAEARETPEGEVVTIEGIVTSGNFGTAGSRTEYTVQDPTAALVVYAYGFDAGLLVGDAVTITGELDSYNGKFEIVPASPTDVVVETSGNDLPAFQVLTIAEILADGEAYEAELVRVDSATIIGGDAWPTSGNNANMTISDPSGETMTMRIDKDTDVDENDQIMGYFNLQSIIGQYDSTDPYDEGYQVFPRFYTDFEQIGDPTPQITDISQDPASPTPTDDVTISAVIVDNSSVASASLNYTVNAGVEMVVVMIPGENDSYAGVIPAQVANAVVIYTISATDDLGGVSTSNEMTYLVYGGDITPIASLQDGTVPSGTSVTIEGIVTAEPYAFYPEDDLHYFYIQDAQAAYSGIMVYDVGRAVVEGDEIRLTGTVTEYYDLTEMVDVTEFEILSSGNIVEPLVVTLQADMEPYEGCLIEIQGVAVSNPDLGYGEWSVTDGTNELVLDDKADYFYTPVQDEALASVVGVLDYSWGAFKLLPRLARDIQTNDGLTRIQAIQQVNYSDIMPHYDALDSSIYFADTSYYHEGWTDTTIVTVQGIVTMPTGLSYAGNGIKFILQDVNGGPWSSILSYHPDSSAFPVLFEGDMIEISGRIMEFTTPGSAGSSAMTELWITQEIELINFDVPVPEVPVVATGDLRWPTTAEQWGNVMVKVVDATIVELNPTGFDIMALDDGSGIVYVDDDSDSLGTYILPPAGSVFDEVRGWIYHHYGSYEDSTTYKLVPLYESDLVLNTDAIDNLVVPEGYALGNYPNPFNPSTNIAFSIPEAQTVRLIIYNQRGQHVVTLMNRPLQSGDYEVTWQGLNAAGKPVSSGLYFYRMIAGTEQLVGKMTYLK, from the coding sequence ATGAAACGTATGTACCTAATGTCAATTTTACTGCTGTCAGTGGTTACGGCCCAGACGGTGGATTTTGACACTCAGATTCAACCTATTTTTAACGCAAGCTGTACTGGCTGCCACGGAAACAGTGCCGGGCTTGATCTAGCTACTGGCCAAAGCTACGACAACCTGGTTGATGTGGTATCAACCAATTATGCACCGGCCCTGCGAGTGGTTAGTGGTGACCCCACGCTTTCAGTGCTCTATAATAAAGTTGCCGGAAACGGAACCAATGGTCAACAAATGCCTGTTGGCGGTAGTTTGACACCCGATCAGATCGCCTTGATCGGAACCTGGATCACTGAACTGGGTGCTGTCATCCCCATAACGATCGCCGAAGCTCGGGAAACTCCTGAAGGAGAAGTTGTCACCATCGAGGGAATTGTCACCAGTGGTAACTTTGGAACCGCCGGTAGTAGAACTGAATATACAGTCCAGGATCCTACAGCTGCTCTTGTCGTTTATGCTTATGGATTTGATGCTGGGTTATTGGTTGGTGACGCGGTTACCATCACCGGTGAACTGGATTCCTATAACGGAAAATTTGAGATCGTACCAGCCAGCCCAACTGATGTTGTTGTTGAAACCAGCGGTAATGACCTGCCTGCTTTTCAGGTCTTGACCATTGCTGAGATCCTGGCTGACGGAGAAGCTTATGAAGCGGAACTGGTCCGGGTAGACAGTGCGACAATTATAGGTGGAGATGCCTGGCCAACCTCAGGAAACAACGCGAACATGACCATCTCTGATCCTTCAGGTGAAACCATGACCATGCGTATTGACAAAGACACCGATGTTGATGAAAACGATCAGATCATGGGTTACTTTAATCTTCAATCCATCATCGGACAATACGACAGTACTGATCCCTACGATGAGGGCTATCAGGTTTTTCCCCGATTTTATACTGACTTTGAACAGATTGGTGATCCCACACCTCAGATCACAGATATCAGCCAGGATCCTGCCAGTCCGACTCCCACAGATGATGTAACGATCTCTGCCGTCATTGTTGATAATAGCAGCGTGGCTTCTGCATCGTTGAACTATACGGTGAACGCCGGTGTTGAAATGGTAGTTGTCATGATACCTGGCGAAAATGATAGTTATGCTGGTGTGATCCCGGCTCAGGTAGCCAACGCGGTTGTGATCTATACGATCAGTGCTACTGATGATCTGGGTGGTGTGAGTACTTCAAATGAGATGACCTATCTGGTTTATGGTGGAGATATCACACCCATTGCCTCACTACAGGATGGCACGGTACCAAGCGGCACAAGTGTTACCATTGAGGGTATTGTTACCGCTGAGCCCTATGCCTTCTATCCTGAAGATGATCTGCACTACTTTTATATTCAGGATGCCCAGGCTGCCTATTCCGGTATCATGGTCTACGACGTTGGTCGTGCCGTGGTCGAAGGTGATGAAATTCGCCTGACCGGTACGGTCACCGAGTATTATGATCTGACTGAGATGGTTGATGTCACTGAGTTTGAAATCCTGAGTTCCGGAAATATTGTAGAACCGCTGGTGGTTACTTTGCAAGCCGACATGGAGCCTTATGAAGGTTGCTTGATCGAGATCCAGGGTGTGGCTGTCTCTAATCCTGATCTTGGTTATGGTGAGTGGAGCGTTACCGACGGCACCAACGAACTGGTCCTTGATGATAAAGCGGACTATTTTTACACACCTGTTCAGGATGAAGCATTGGCTTCTGTAGTCGGCGTATTGGACTACTCCTGGGGTGCCTTTAAACTGCTGCCACGTCTGGCTCGTGACATTCAGACAAATGATGGCCTAACCCGGATCCAGGCTATTCAGCAGGTTAATTATTCTGATATTATGCCGCATTATGATGCTTTGGACAGCAGCATCTATTTTGCTGACACCTCCTACTATCACGAGGGCTGGACCGATACAACCATCGTTACTGTTCAAGGTATTGTAACGATGCCAACAGGTCTGTCCTATGCCGGCAATGGCATCAAATTCATCCTGCAGGATGTAAACGGAGGCCCCTGGTCATCCATTTTGAGCTATCACCCTGATTCTTCAGCCTTTCCTGTATTGTTTGAGGGAGACATGATCGAGATATCCGGGCGTATCATGGAGTTCACCACTCCTGGTAGTGCCGGTTCTTCAGCCATGACTGAGCTTTGGATTACTCAGGAGATCGAATTGATCAACTTTGATGTTCCGGTTCCTGAAGTACCTGTTGTGGCTACTGGTGACCTGCGTTGGCCCACAACAGCCGAGCAGTGGGGTAATGTGATGGTTAAGGTAGTAGATGCCACCATTGTTGAACTTAACCCGACTGGTTTTGATATCATGGCGTTGGATGACGGTAGTGGAATTGTCTATGTGGATGATGATTCAGATAGTCTTGGTACCTATATCCTGCCACCAGCAGGTTCAGTATTTGATGAAGTTCGGGGTTGGATCTACCATCACTATGGTTCCTATGAGGACTCCACTACTTACAAGCTGGTTCCCCTCTATGAAAGTGATCTGGTTCTGAATACAGATGCCATCGATAATCTGGTTGTCCCTGAAGGGTATGCTCTGGGGAATTATCCCAACCCCTTCAACCCCAGCACAAACATTGCTTTCAGTATCCCTGAAGCTCAAACCGTGCGTCTGATCATTTACAATCAACGGGGACAACATGTGGTCACCCTCATGAATCGACCCTTACAATCAGGTGATTATGAAGTGACCTGGCAGGGTCTTAATGCTGCTGGCAAGCCCGTTTCATCCGGCCTGTACTTCTACCGAATGATAGCTGGTACCGAGCAGTTAGTCGGCAAGATGACCTATTTGAAGTAA
- a CDS encoding TonB-dependent receptor, whose product MTKQVLTFLLLFALVVSVEAQGTCVIEGQVNDPIAGMAMPGVNVIVKGTYYGGATDLEGRFRLTGMSPGTYDLEFTMIGYKVVLRTGIAVTIAEPAYIEIDLEETTLALGQEIVVEGDRPLFEVDQTASSVRLTGDDLKLSIVDNVADILAEQAGITSQDNEIHVRGGRVDESMFIVDGMSVKDPLSGYSNNLYVNVDAIEELEVITGGFNAEYGQAMSGIINIRIKEGSQNYHGTLAYSSDNFGLTELPWDSFNKDRLEFTLSGPDPLSSILKRIGLKIPGKFSFFANGYMHLYDSYLPQADKLVAAQEWMKPLTIREENDWHALYKLTWRINNQQKLSVSYDRSLNINQGYFMSRFQGRSGFPYAYKELLNNYNTLTKESILTTLLYTHTLSPKLFYEITMGRFFTNLHSAVQGQHWTEYEQTADIEPINYYQTGIDGRIDIAYGDEFWDHGDAPDWYDYYSDNLSVDLDVNYQPSQRHSFKTGFDHKRSELQVIDIDSPWLGESGFGRNYDFFNVATDYGSIYFQDRITFDGMIANLGLRYDYWFPGQYLEDAVADSSVLTITDAARAKFYDETFQLLGNGPRGKGHLSPRLGISHPVTDSDVLYFNYGHFSQLPTFNYVYAKLRASAEATYQLFGNPNLKPKTTVAYEIGIKHKFDANQVLEVKAFYKDMFDYETSQRVTLFNPRYGHLSYLIFINADYARSRGIEVKFKRRFAKFFSADANLSYSITTGKSSTPLDNLLVEAGRLDEKPLGENFLRWDQPISLFTNLHFNLGRKDDVRLFGFRLPRDWGVSARIEYESGRRYTAMQNITLREVDGQFYYEGTPQSDKPYTLLADPITTVDLKFNKFFKMAALDWKAYCTIENLFNVKRPRMINSFTGKPYDPGEIFSYGYANSPDPNYNPGRYYTPRTVDLGLSVRF is encoded by the coding sequence ATGACCAAACAGGTGTTGACCTTTTTGCTGCTGTTTGCTTTAGTGGTTTCTGTGGAGGCTCAGGGTACCTGTGTCATTGAGGGTCAAGTCAATGATCCAATAGCCGGGATGGCCATGCCAGGTGTTAATGTTATTGTGAAAGGAACCTATTACGGTGGCGCTACGGATCTGGAGGGTCGCTTTCGTTTGACAGGGATGTCACCAGGCACCTACGATCTGGAATTTACCATGATCGGCTATAAAGTTGTGCTCAGAACTGGCATCGCGGTTACCATCGCCGAACCGGCCTACATTGAGATCGATCTGGAAGAAACCACCCTGGCTCTGGGTCAGGAAATCGTCGTTGAGGGAGATCGTCCTTTATTCGAGGTCGACCAGACTGCTTCCAGTGTGCGACTTACCGGGGATGATCTCAAATTAAGCATCGTTGATAATGTGGCAGATATTCTGGCTGAGCAGGCTGGGATCACCTCTCAGGATAATGAGATCCACGTCCGGGGCGGTCGGGTAGATGAATCCATGTTCATCGTGGATGGCATGTCTGTAAAGGATCCTCTCTCCGGGTACTCCAATAATCTGTATGTGAATGTAGATGCCATCGAAGAACTTGAGGTGATAACGGGTGGTTTTAATGCTGAATACGGTCAAGCCATGTCCGGCATCATTAATATCAGGATCAAGGAGGGTTCCCAGAATTACCACGGAACTCTAGCCTACTCCAGTGACAATTTCGGTCTGACCGAACTGCCCTGGGATAGTTTTAACAAAGATCGCCTGGAATTCACTTTAAGTGGTCCGGATCCCCTCTCCAGCATATTGAAGCGTATTGGTCTTAAAATTCCGGGGAAATTTAGTTTCTTTGCCAACGGTTACATGCATCTGTATGACTCCTACCTGCCCCAGGCTGATAAGCTGGTGGCCGCCCAGGAGTGGATGAAACCGCTTACTATTCGGGAAGAAAATGATTGGCATGCCCTTTATAAATTGACCTGGCGCATAAACAATCAGCAAAAGCTCAGTGTATCGTATGACCGTTCTTTGAATATCAACCAGGGCTATTTCATGTCTCGTTTCCAGGGTCGGAGTGGGTTCCCTTATGCTTATAAGGAACTGTTGAACAACTATAATACGCTGACCAAGGAATCCATTCTCACCACCTTACTCTATACCCATACTCTTTCACCAAAACTTTTTTATGAGATCACCATGGGTCGCTTCTTCACCAATCTGCATTCTGCTGTGCAGGGTCAGCATTGGACCGAATATGAGCAAACTGCGGATATCGAACCGATCAATTATTATCAGACCGGTATTGATGGGCGGATCGATATTGCTTATGGCGATGAGTTCTGGGACCATGGAGATGCACCGGATTGGTATGATTACTATTCTGATAATCTTTCCGTGGATCTGGATGTGAATTATCAACCATCGCAGCGTCACAGCTTTAAAACCGGGTTTGATCACAAACGATCAGAGCTCCAGGTCATCGATATTGATTCACCTTGGTTGGGAGAGTCAGGATTTGGTCGGAACTATGACTTTTTTAACGTAGCCACGGATTACGGATCGATCTATTTCCAAGACCGGATCACCTTTGACGGAATGATTGCCAATCTGGGTTTACGCTATGACTATTGGTTTCCCGGTCAGTATCTGGAAGATGCAGTAGCAGACAGCAGTGTCCTGACCATCACTGATGCCGCTCGAGCCAAATTCTATGATGAAACTTTTCAACTATTGGGTAACGGTCCCAGAGGCAAGGGACACCTGAGTCCCCGTCTGGGCATATCTCACCCCGTCACTGATTCTGATGTGTTGTATTTCAACTACGGTCATTTTTCACAGCTCCCAACCTTCAATTATGTTTATGCCAAGTTACGTGCTTCAGCTGAAGCCACTTACCAGTTATTCGGGAATCCGAATTTGAAACCCAAGACCACGGTGGCTTATGAGATCGGGATCAAACACAAGTTTGATGCCAATCAAGTATTGGAAGTGAAGGCTTTCTACAAGGATATGTTCGATTATGAGACCAGCCAGCGGGTGACCCTGTTTAATCCGCGTTATGGTCATTTATCATATCTGATATTCATCAATGCGGACTATGCCCGTTCCCGAGGGATCGAAGTAAAATTTAAACGTCGCTTTGCTAAATTCTTTTCAGCTGATGCCAACTTGAGTTACAGCATCACGACAGGTAAAAGTTCTACACCGCTTGATAATCTACTGGTGGAGGCAGGGCGGCTGGATGAAAAGCCTCTCGGTGAGAATTTTCTGCGCTGGGATCAACCGATCAGCCTGTTTACCAATCTTCATTTCAATCTGGGTCGCAAAGACGATGTGAGGCTCTTTGGATTCAGATTACCCCGTGATTGGGGTGTTTCCGCCCGGATCGAATATGAGAGTGGCCGACGCTACACGGCCATGCAAAATATCACTCTGCGTGAAGTGGACGGTCAGTTCTACTATGAGGGCACTCCCCAGAGCGACAAGCCCTATACCCTGTTGGCCGATCCGATTACCACGGTAGATCTAAAATTTAATAAGTTCTTCAAGATGGCTGCATTGGACTGGAAAGCCTATTGCACCATTGAGAATTTGTTCAATGTAAAACGTCCCCGGATGATTAATTCATTTACCGGTAAGCCCTATGACCCGGGCGAAATCTTCTCGTATGGATATGCTAACAGTCCTGACCCTAATTATAATCCCGGCCGCTATTACACCCCACGAACTGTCGACCTTGGTTTGAGTGTGAGGTTCTGA
- a CDS encoding PorV/PorQ family protein, producing MSSVLQLHGFAKVWFRQLLVAGLFLILNVQFVTAQNNLFPRLGGQRVGTSAFSFLKIDIGARAHGLSGAYTAIADDATSLFWNPAGAAQITQTVGITVDQSRWIADFQLSSFAGVWKFGGIHHLGLSALALHAPPTEITTEYHPDGTGEYFNYGDMLLGVTYALRMTDRFSFGLTTKLVEEQLAELSMRSILLDLGTFYRTGYQDLRFAVALLNFGSPARPGGVYLNSDSLEIEYEAFAPPTIFRLGIAHEWLQSKGQELTTSIQLNHPVDNAESITFGVEYGLGSLLYLRGGNTFGNETRSWSAGIGLRWSGFSFDYSYADMADLNRSEHLSLGWSF from the coding sequence ATGTCCAGCGTCCTTCAGTTACATGGCTTCGCAAAAGTCTGGTTTCGACAACTCCTGGTTGCGGGTTTATTTTTAATCTTGAACGTGCAATTCGTTACCGCCCAGAATAATCTTTTTCCGCGTTTGGGGGGACAACGGGTCGGTACTTCAGCCTTCTCCTTCTTAAAGATTGATATCGGTGCTCGAGCACATGGCCTGTCCGGGGCATACACCGCTATTGCGGACGATGCCACCAGCTTGTTCTGGAATCCGGCGGGAGCAGCTCAGATCACTCAGACGGTGGGTATCACAGTGGATCAAAGTCGCTGGATCGCTGATTTCCAACTAAGCAGTTTTGCCGGGGTTTGGAAATTTGGCGGTATTCATCATCTGGGATTAAGCGCCTTAGCCCTCCATGCACCACCCACAGAGATCACCACTGAATACCACCCTGATGGAACCGGTGAATATTTCAATTATGGTGATATGCTGCTGGGGGTGACCTATGCCCTACGCATGACCGATCGGTTTTCATTTGGATTAACAACCAAACTGGTGGAAGAGCAACTGGCAGAGCTATCCATGCGCAGCATTTTATTGGATCTGGGTACTTTTTATCGCACGGGTTATCAGGATCTTCGGTTTGCGGTGGCGCTGTTAAACTTTGGCAGCCCGGCCCGACCTGGTGGGGTTTACCTCAATAGTGATAGTCTGGAAATCGAATACGAAGCCTTTGCACCGCCCACTATTTTCCGACTGGGGATCGCCCATGAATGGCTCCAATCCAAAGGTCAGGAATTAACAACTTCCATCCAGTTGAATCATCCCGTGGACAATGCTGAGAGCATCACTTTTGGGGTGGAATATGGTTTGGGAAGCCTGCTCTATCTCCGTGGTGGCAATACCTTTGGAAATGAGACGCGCTCCTGGTCAGCCGGGATCGGTTTACGATGGTCCGGGTTCTCCTTTGATTATTCTTACGCTGATATGGCAGATTTGAATCGCTCGGAGCATCTAAGCCTGGGATGGTCATTCTGA
- a CDS encoding metallophosphoesterase, producing the protein MKINPNLGPKSLLFTLLLFLCPLLIIADVSIYDIQFTTVADDGTYPSLFDGQTVTTGGIVTATDYGNGRYFISSSAGGAWNGIFIYDNDHNPVLGDSIHIQGLVYEYYGITELKNLTSYETISSGNPIPAPVHISTHDLATEEAYESVLVEITDVGVTEAFDGYDEWRVNDGSGDCIISNGIYNFADENIELMTAYPFSSIIGVVFYSWGEFRLHPRGLADLQSQAGAFIVSAGSTTVSDVAEFQLPIQVALIGTTTEILSFNIALSYNPAVVQYTGLAQEGTLTENGLITDNSTPGSIDLVFSGQFGLPDMGTLLNLRFIPNATGVTPLNFTSASVNGNAVPYISDGEISILISNEPIGDTLTVIQRPLQNIPAIVTPGDILEVICLAPESTIEWSAELQYNSVSVALGLISVSYDTALNRWFLEFLIPEPDYFELYDLQVTASGLDDITQNSVQLIREIKTEYNFIHITDTHLATHYFYENPESVGDTSEMVDLREVINDINLINPEFVLLTGDLINEGELEDFETRRNFTKAQRLLAELDVPLYLVSGNHDLGGWDATPPPQGTSRWNWWRFFGWHWLSNPPEADLDYTQDYSFDYGSVHFIGMEAYINYDGYSWDIYGGESFIPTQLQWLNADLAAASASQTKVMFYHYDFSDDLDLSALGVDMALWGHTHQNSGDIMQHPYNLSTAAVCDDNRSYRVIRVADGNVQAEETVYATWPQSQSLSVAYDQANDGGADTVSAVIINNHDLEFEQARVKFNMPAGEHWYSVENGSLEQVIHLEAVDICTVSLDLAAHAQVTVTITADPDLVNVDPTLPKYWVLHQNYPNPFNPLTRIRFEMPLAAPVRVSIYNLNGGLVRVLMDGPLQAGQHSYSWDGLGIDGSVVDSGIYFYRVESGDFANTRKMTLLR; encoded by the coding sequence ATGAAAATCAACCCGAATTTAGGCCCTAAATCTCTGTTGTTCACCCTGCTTCTGTTCCTTTGCCCCCTGCTGATAATAGCAGATGTGAGCATTTATGACATTCAGTTTACCACCGTTGCTGATGATGGTACTTACCCCTCACTGTTTGATGGACAGACCGTGACAACCGGTGGTATTGTAACCGCTACTGATTATGGCAATGGGCGTTACTTTATTTCCAGTAGCGCAGGGGGAGCCTGGAACGGCATTTTTATTTATGATAATGATCACAACCCGGTTTTGGGTGATAGTATTCATATCCAGGGGCTGGTTTATGAATATTATGGAATCACCGAGTTAAAGAATCTTACCAGTTACGAGACTATCAGTTCCGGCAATCCAATACCTGCACCAGTTCATATTTCCACCCATGATCTGGCGACCGAGGAAGCCTATGAATCTGTCCTGGTTGAAATTACCGACGTTGGTGTTACAGAAGCTTTTGACGGTTATGATGAGTGGCGAGTAAATGATGGTAGCGGTGACTGCATTATCAGTAACGGGATCTATAATTTTGCAGATGAAAATATTGAATTGATGACCGCCTATCCCTTTTCGTCAATCATTGGTGTGGTTTTTTATTCCTGGGGAGAGTTCAGGTTACATCCTCGCGGACTGGCTGATTTGCAATCTCAAGCGGGCGCTTTTATTGTCTCCGCAGGCAGTACCACTGTGAGTGATGTTGCTGAGTTTCAGTTGCCGATTCAGGTGGCTTTGATTGGCACTACTACTGAAATTTTGAGCTTTAATATTGCGCTCAGTTATAATCCCGCTGTGGTTCAGTATACCGGCCTTGCTCAGGAAGGCACGTTGACAGAGAATGGACTGATCACTGATAACTCAACTCCAGGATCGATTGATCTGGTGTTTTCTGGACAGTTTGGTCTGCCTGATATGGGTACTTTGCTAAACCTGCGTTTCATACCAAATGCCACAGGGGTAACACCGCTAAACTTTACTTCTGCCAGTGTAAATGGAAATGCCGTTCCCTATATTTCTGATGGTGAGATCAGCATCTTGATCTCGAATGAACCCATCGGGGATACTTTGACTGTCATTCAGCGCCCCCTTCAAAATATTCCAGCCATTGTGACTCCCGGGGATATCCTGGAGGTGATCTGTCTGGCACCTGAGTCAACCATTGAATGGTCAGCTGAATTACAATACAACTCTGTGTCAGTTGCCCTGGGACTGATATCCGTCAGTTATGACACAGCTCTAAATCGTTGGTTTCTGGAATTTTTGATCCCGGAACCAGACTATTTTGAGCTTTATGATCTGCAGGTTACGGCAAGCGGTCTGGATGACATTACTCAAAACAGTGTGCAACTGATCCGGGAAATAAAAACCGAATACAACTTTATTCATATCACTGATACGCATCTAGCGACCCATTATTTCTATGAAAACCCTGAGTCAGTTGGGGATACATCGGAGATGGTGGATCTACGGGAGGTAATCAACGATATCAATCTCATAAATCCCGAATTCGTACTCTTGACTGGAGATCTGATCAACGAGGGTGAACTGGAAGATTTTGAAACTCGTCGTAATTTTACAAAAGCACAGCGTCTGTTGGCAGAACTGGATGTGCCGCTTTATCTGGTATCGGGCAATCACGATCTGGGTGGCTGGGACGCCACACCGCCTCCGCAAGGTACATCGCGCTGGAACTGGTGGCGCTTTTTTGGCTGGCATTGGCTGAGCAACCCACCGGAAGCGGATCTGGATTACACTCAGGACTACAGTTTTGATTATGGTTCCGTTCATTTTATTGGGATGGAAGCTTACATCAATTATGATGGATACAGCTGGGATATTTATGGTGGGGAAAGTTTTATTCCCACTCAGCTGCAATGGTTGAATGCTGATCTGGCTGCTGCATCTGCTAGTCAAACCAAAGTCATGTTCTACCACTATGATTTTTCAGATGATCTGGACCTGTCTGCTTTGGGAGTAGACATGGCCTTGTGGGGACATACCCATCAAAACTCCGGTGACATTATGCAGCATCCCTACAATCTTTCAACTGCGGCGGTTTGTGATGATAATCGCAGTTACCGGGTGATCAGGGTGGCAGATGGTAACGTTCAGGCCGAAGAAACTGTTTATGCGACATGGCCTCAGTCACAAAGCCTTTCAGTAGCATACGATCAAGCTAATGATGGAGGAGCTGATACTGTTTCGGCAGTCATCATCAATAATCATGATCTGGAATTTGAACAAGCCCGGGTCAAGTTCAATATGCCTGCGGGCGAACATTGGTATTCCGTTGAGAATGGCTCTCTGGAACAGGTTATTCATCTTGAGGCAGTAGATATCTGCACTGTATCCCTTGATCTGGCCGCTCATGCACAGGTCACCGTCACGATAACCGCAGATCCGGATCTGGTGAACGTGGATCCCACCTTACCAAAGTATTGGGTCCTGCACCAGAACTACCCGAACCCGTTCAATCCCCTGACAAGAATCCGGTTTGAAATGCCTCTGGCAGCACCAGTGCGGGTGTCTATTTATAATCTGAATGGAGGACTGGTCAGAGTATTGATGGATGGTCCCTTACAGGCTGGACAGCATTCATATAGCTGGGATGGACTTGGGATAGACGGTTCAGTGGTGGATAGTGGGATTTACTTCTACAGAGTGGAATCCGGGGATTTTGCGAATACCCGGAAAATGACATTGCTGAGATAA